The Elaeis guineensis isolate ETL-2024a chromosome 11, EG11, whole genome shotgun sequence genomic interval TGTGTGGCGTAGGAAACGGGGAGGGATCACAATATAAGCAGTGGGAGGGTTCTGATCATGGTGTGTGAGGGCAGAATTAGAGCGAGAGATGGTCATGGACGGACCCGGTCTTTCGGCTGGGGGAGGCGGCACGTAGCTTTGTTCTACTCCACATGCCAAGCTCACAGCATCTGAATTGATGGTTTTGCACACCTGGTTTTCGATCCACCTAGGACGACACCCGATCGGTGATACGCGGGGAAACCATGCATGACCGTATGAACTGATGGGTGTGCTGTTGGGTGCTGTTTCTCGATCCATTTATTTATCCATTTATCACTTTTCGCCTTAATTTTCCTTGTCCATCCTTATACTGATACTTGGCTTTCATGCGCCCGCCGGCCGGCTAGGAAAAGGGCGCGGTTCGCGTCAGTGGGACTGGGATGGAAGCGATTAGGACAGAGAGGTCGGAATCCCGCAGGCTGGGCGCTATGCGACACTTTGACATCCAGGTTGAGTTCGGATTTATTCCAGTCTCCAGCTCTTGACTGTCCGTACATATTAGATAATTATTTTGACcgtaaaaataaaatttgcagtACCAACTGATATGTACCAACTGTACTTTATCATTTTAATACTATACCGATATATGGTACATATGGCATACCGGTATTTGATATGGATACCGGTACCACACCAGATATACCATGCTGTAGCATAATGTTACCGATGTGAAATTTGATACCGAGATAATGAATTTTTTTGTATAAATCTTATATAATTCATGGAATCATAAGTTGCATGATATTGATTACTGAAATTCATTTATAAACATCATGGGATTAACATACAAAAAAGTTATTATGAGGTTGGGAGGCTAAATCAACCTTCCAAATTAAACCTTGAACTAAAAGAAGAATCTCAATTCTTGATACTGTATGTATGATTATTTCTCGCTATAAATATGAAATTAGTTTTTCTTATATCATGCTTGAATCTATTGCATCATGGGGTCCTAAATCGTCTTTTGgaatatttattattttcatattgCCACCTGAGTTTAGGCAACCTGTTAGGAGGATAAGCCAACCAGCAAAGCTTTCCATGTTTTTAACTTCTAAgtcaaatatatttctaaaaaaaatttagaccaAATAAAATTTCTACCATAAAGGGTGAATACTTTTCTCAATCTCATATTTCTATTgctgcatctctctctctcaagaaaATTCTTAATAGAAAGGTAATGTGATtacatcaagataattttagaaagGCTAATATTGCACAATCAACTAACTCAATTGGTCAGGCTCTGGCAAAGAACTTAAAGCTTTTTAACTGTTTCTCATCATTTAGAGAAAAGGATGCTTATGCTAAGATCTTACTATCATGACTTTTTTGTTGTCTAATGCTCAAGCCGACATCCTATTAAAATACAacaagctctttttttttttttttttaaatttattgccTAGACCGAGTAACTTAAAAAGGGACAAAAATTATGGACTTTTATAGATATTCGATTCTCATTGCTACGAGTTTGTTGGGCTTGGGACCTTGTCTGATATTAATACATGATATTCCATGGCCTCTATATATTGCCATGTTTTGATCTCAAATTACATCAATCTTGTAGCGAAGGTGATAAAACTACTAGAATTAGTCCATACACATGTCAAATTGCTTGAAGATGTTAACTCGGACATGATGCTATAATCGAAGACCCCAAGATTCACAATAACAGTTAGCAAGGCTACCCAGAAGGGCCCAGCCCAACAATGCCGTGACCTAAGGTCTAGGAGAACTGGTGGGCTTTGTACAACTCAAGCACCAAGCAAATGACCTATGGGGCCCTATCCATTTAGGAAAAAGCAAACCCAGGGACTGGTGTGGGTCTGCCAGTTGATCCGGGCAAGGTGGACCAAGCTCAAATCGGACTAAATCGTAATGTCATAGAGTCAAGCTTGACTTGATATCTGTACTAAATTTCAAGCCAAcccttaaaaatatttattaaaaaaagaaaaagaaaaagaaacgcaGCTCTTAGCTTGGCAAGGCTCAAAATTGGTAGAATACATTATAATACATACTATGCAGCATATAACCAATTATTCAATGGTTGCCTTTGGTATGGTTAGCATATAATTGACCATTTAATCAAGCTTGAATTAAACTCGAATCAATATTAAGTTGAGCTCGAACTTGTTAAAGGTCGTCAAGTCCACTGAAATGGATTCAAGTTTGAATTTATTTGAGATTGAGCTCGATCAAATAATAAATAAGTCAAAGTGGATGTCAATATTTAAGCCCAAAATTAATTTCAGGCTAGCTTGTTGAGATATGATAATGTCGAGCCTTCAAGCTCCATCGTACTCTATTGAGAACAGCAGCATGAGATTGTTGCAAGGATGACAGTGTTTATGTTGAACCCTGATTTCATATGTCTTGTTTCTCTGTTAAAATTGTATTCTATTGCATGTCGATCATATCGTCGGGTTttggtagaatttttttttttaaatataagtaATTAACTAtcggtctctttttttttttttgactccatTCTAATAAAAGAATTTCTATTGAACTCCAACCTGAGAAGGATGGGTGGtcgatactttttttttttaatcttatttaaCTGGAATGAGATTTTGACTCTGTTAGAGAAAATCTGGATTAGAGAGTTGGATCATTCTCATTCCATCATGAAATTAGAAGCGGATCAAGATTTTCTCCAACCAAATAGTTAGAATGAGCGTCATCCATTCATATCTTCATTCCAGACTCTAATTCTCTTTAATCAAATACCAAGATATATTATTGATATAATATTTTGAGGATGCTCAATTGCTAATGATCTTAAGCTTACTAAATTTTGGTACTGGCTCGACCTAATAGTTCTTTTAGGCCTCAGAAGCTGATGAGATTTTGCTGCTCAAAAGGAAAGCTCGACAAGAGCACCAGGGGTGCCTCCTGTAATAAATTTTCTCGCTGACCCACAGGTCTCTTAGCACACAACAATCCAACTTTTCCATTCACTGCTTTCCGGAGCTTGCATCTATTGTCTGTATCCCATTCCCAACACTCTAAAAGGACAAGCAAGGAGCAAGGAAGTAGAATGAAAGAAGGGTTCCACATTCGAAAATGGGATTCAAAATCCCAGCCATCGTCAAACGGAGACGTCGAGGGACAGCTGGTTCCTTCATTGCTCATCCATCATTGCACGCTCAACTCGTGGAGGGGGACCCATGATGTCGCATTTCTCTTGCCCACTCTTTTGAATCAGCGGTTGCAACTTTTCGCGCAAAAGAACGATTCCCTTTCCCTCGCACGGATTAATGATCGCTTCAAGATCTGTGCAGCATGAAAGCGTTTGAATGCTTTCAAAGCTAAACAGGATCCGATCCAACCGCCGATATCGTGAAATAGGTTCAATCATTCTCTCGCACAAAAGATACAACACGGACCCGCTCTCTTGTGGATTTCGCCATCCTCATGCCCtctcttttttaaatttgaaCTCCAGAACTGCTGGCCAACGGCTCTCCGCGTGGTATCCCACTCCGCTCTTCGAAGCTACATTCCTAATTTACTAAAACCTAGTTATAAAATAATAACCATTttgttataaaataaaaatcatacgaAAAGCCattatgagaaattttttgtgcatcgcgtgtagaaaatctgatgcaGAACACTTCACTTTATTCTATTGGATCATATAGTCACTACTTTTCaatgtatatttaatatttatttaatatctatagttttatttttttatttaaatttttaaatgataaaaatatctttttattttgataaaattatgatatttaagatgaaaattataatattgtagatcaaaattatgagtaatagaatattaaaattttgatctataatatcataatttttattttaaatattataattttatcaaaacaaaGGACTATTTTCGtccaataaaattattatttttttaaaattttaaatgataaaaatatttttttattttaataaaattatgatattttagatcagaattatgatataagatgttataattttgatctacaatatcataatttttaccttaaatattataattttattaaaataaataaatatttttattattttaaattttaaataaaaaataaaattataaatattagatatatatttaaaaataatatttaatagcaACGTTAGATTTTCTGCACCGGGCGGTGCACAGAGAATTTCTCAAGCCGTTATATTTTACCTGAGGTCCGTTAATCAGCTGTGTCTACCATACCTACGAGTCGATATCCACCTTCCGTTCAATGAACCCCTCCAGCGGCGTGGGGGAATAAAAAACTTCCAGCTGAGCGGCGACCCCGAAGCGTCGCGTCAACTAGAAAAGCAAACGCGAATTAAAAAAAGTCCCTGCTCCCCGAACCCGGTCACCGACTCATATCCTGGAATCTATTCTCTCACTCTCACCACACTCTCAGAAATCAAGTTAGCAATCATCATCTAATTTTTAACTCGAGGGAAATATTTGAACGGAAAGGAGCGTAGTGCAGCAAGGAACAGTAGTAGTACCAGAGCGCAGCGAGAGGGAGCAGCGAACGAGGCGATGCGACGGCGGAGTGCAGACAACCGCCCAACTGCACCGCCGCCATAGCCGGAGAGACCCGCCTGAACCCTAGATGCATCCGCAGAGCCCCCAACGCTGCCTGACGAACTGGCCTGACTTCTGGTTCGGCGACAAACCCCTCAAGCATGTGGTCCTCAAGATGCAGCTCGGagacgaaaccctaaccctagatccCTCCCCCCGCGCGCCGCCGGTGGCGGCTGGCCCTGATCTCACTGCCCTCCTCTCCGACGAGCTTCTCCTCCGCATCCTCGGTACCCTCCCCGACCCCCTTGACAGCCCCGCCTCCCTCGTCTGCAAGCGATGGCTCCGCCTTCTCGGACGCCTCCGTCGCTCCCTCACCCTCCTCGACTGGTCCTTCCTCCACCGCCGCCTCCCCCTCCGGTTCCCCGACCTCACTGAGGTCGACGTCATCCCCGCCTCCTTCGCCTCCCCTTCCTCTGTCGCCACCGCCGGTGTCCTCCTCACACGCGGCCTGGTGTCCGTCCACATGGACCCCCATGCGGAGCCCCCTATCGGCGAGTGCCGCTTCCTCCCGACCGACGTCATCGACCGCGGGCTCGAGGCTCTCGCCCGCGGCTGCTCGGGCCTCCGGAAGCTCGCCTTTGTGGCCGCCGCCTCCGAGGCCAGCCTCGTGAACCTCGCCATCCAGTGCGCGACCCTTCAGGAGCTGGAGCTCCACCGCTGCACCGATCTCGCCCTCCGCCCCATCTCCGCGTTCAAGAACCTGCAGATCTTGCGGCTAGTGGGGTCCGTGGAGGGCCTCTACGGTGGGCCCGGGGTCACCGACATCGGGCTCACCATCCTGGCCAACGGGTGCACGCGGCTGGTGAAGCTGGAGCTCAGCGGTTGCGAGGGGAGCTATGATGGGATCTCGGCAATTGGGCGCTGCTGCCTGATGCTGGAGGAGCTGACGATCTGCGATCACCGGATGGATGGCGGGTGGCTGGCCGCGCTGCCCTTCTGTGAGAACCTCAAGACTCTGAGGTTACAGAGCTGCAAGAAGATCGACACTGATCCGGGACCCAAGGAGCACCTGGGGTCGTGCCCGACAATTGAACGGCTGCAGTTGCAGCGGTGCCAGCTGCGGGACAAGAGAAGCTTGCACGCGCTGTTTATGGTGTGTGAGTCCATCAGGGAGATCATGTTTCAGGATTGCTGGGGACTGGACGATGACATGTTCGGGATTGCGAGCATCTGCAGGTAATGGTTTTCTTCTCAACCttccattttatttttttggttcaAATTCCAAAATATCTAATGACATGAGATTGTCGAAAAACTTTAGATGCTACATGCATGTAAATGTCTTCACAGCCTGTTCTTACATCTTATTTGAATTGTCCGTTTTGCAAGCTAACAACCATATACCATGTGAAAACATTATCTTGCGATGTGTAATAAGAAATTATTGAGATTGAAATTGGTACTTGTTGGATATTTTATATGGTCGAACGTTTGAGGAATCGGATGGCCAATGTTGTGCTAACCTTCTTTCATTATGTAATCTGTGTTGGACGACTCGTTCACCACCTTTTTTGTGAAACCCTTTGCAATCCTTGGTGTGTCCCTATCTTACATTGTTGGTTACTCTTGTAGCCATTTATGTGACGTGACATTCAACATTTCCTttactctttttctttctttctctttcagtTAGGGTACACAAAGTGGCTGCAGGAGGGTTTTATTTGTCTTAATATATCCATGGATCTTGGAGTGGAACCTTCCCAAACCACCTGATTCATGCCCCTCAAGCCCCCAAAAGTATGCAAGATGTGTTTGTGAATTTGTCTAGATTGTGTCCTCATCATATTTCATttcattttgatttaaaaattaaattggcATTTTTAGATTATTTGACACATACCAGGCTGTATACGAGTGGTATCAGTATCAGATGTGTATCGAATTTAGTCATTCCCACTCCAGGGAAGTATTCATCACTAAAGTGCCTTCAAGATGTAAACCATTGTGCAATGGGTTACCTCTTTCTCCATCTTGAGGACACAGTATAAGGGTTGTAAGAGGTCTGAAGAGGACTTCATTTTGTTTCTACTTCTTTATCTTTGGTCAACAGTTTCTGCTTCCTTGAGTACTTCTATTGTTGTCTCTGTGGAGCCTGATGTATTAGGTCCATTATCTGTCTCAGATTTCTAGAGTTTAATGCTAGTCAAAGGCCTACATTTCATTTTTGAGATTTGGAGTTTGTGACAAAGTTTTCTTCACCAATATAATGGAATTTGAAAATTTTCTTGTTCTTGGCTTTCTTGTTTCAGTTGGAACTAAACTATTTCATCACTTCATACCCACCAACTTTGATGAAAATCATAAATTCAAAAAGCAAATTTGGGAAACAAATCGACTATTTCTTTGTGGAATCTGAAATTTCAGTCTTTGGTGCAATTCacaaaagattattatttttaatgTTGTGAAGAGGTAGTccatttttcttacaaaatcatATAGACATGGTAATCGTACACCTTAAGATGAATCTTATTAATGATTACAGATCCATATAGGTAAAACCTTAAATTATTTGCCATAATGAATTTAAAAGATGAGGTCGGGGAACATTGTTTTGTTTCGCTGAAGTAGTCACACAAATTGGATATTGGTCAAGTATTTGTTTTTTCTAGTATATAGTTTCTCATTtatctaccttttttttttttgggcctcaTCTGGAGCTATTTATAATGGTCATTAGAACAGTACAAAATTCCATGAACTTGAGGATAAGATACTTCGTTTGCCACCGGGAGTTGACTATTAGAAGTGGCTATAGGTGTTCTATGAAAGTGAACCATGGAAATAGTATAGCAGGCAGAAATTATGTTGTGTCACAAGTTAATTGATGCTTCCATTGTTGATGGTGAACAGGTTACAAAAAATTTTGCAAGGGATGTGACTAAGCAAAAAAAGAGTTATTTAAGGAGGGTTTCAAAGTCACTAATGTTCTAGCATATAATTTTGGAGAAACTATGAGTGCAATTTGAGTTATAACCCTTCACATTTTTTCAAGAAATTTATTTGCTTAATCTTACCTTGTTTTGTCTAAGCAcctacatggaaagtggtttgaGTTTGGCAACCATGAACAAGTTCTGCAATGCTAGTGATAGGAAAGTGGATAGAAATAGAGTTTGTATTTAAGGTAGATGGCAGATCCAAGCAAGAACCTTAGAGAGCTTTGATGTAGTTGCTGGTGTAGCCCATGCCCTGGGCTTTTCCTCGAGTTTCCTGGACAAATATTGAATTTCTCTTTTGATTAATAGCTGGATAAAAGGTTCTTGTTCCTACTGTCATGCCATCTTGTGGCTGATAAATCTATCAGCCTCTTTTAGCTATATTGAGTTTTATCTATGTATTCTGTTGGTTTAA includes:
- the LOC105053998 gene encoding F-box protein At5g51380, with the translated sequence MHPQSPQRCLTNWPDFWFGDKPLKHVVLKMQLGDETLTLDPSPRAPPVAAGPDLTALLSDELLLRILGTLPDPLDSPASLVCKRWLRLLGRLRRSLTLLDWSFLHRRLPLRFPDLTEVDVIPASFASPSSVATAGVLLTRGLVSVHMDPHAEPPIGECRFLPTDVIDRGLEALARGCSGLRKLAFVAAASEASLVNLAIQCATLQELELHRCTDLALRPISAFKNLQILRLVGSVEGLYGGPGVTDIGLTILANGCTRLVKLELSGCEGSYDGISAIGRCCLMLEELTICDHRMDGGWLAALPFCENLKTLRLQSCKKIDTDPGPKEHLGSCPTIERLQLQRCQLRDKRSLHALFMVCESIREIMFQDCWGLDDDMFGIASICRWVKFLSLEGCSLLTTEGLESVVLSWKDLQRLMVISCNKVKDDEVTAALASLFSVLKELKWRPDSKSVLVTSLAGTGMGKKGARFFRKRPLQGRQHSKGKAGENA